Proteins encoded within one genomic window of Hahella chejuensis KCTC 2396:
- a CDS encoding cation diffusion facilitator family transporter translates to MASGSKKVIYAALVGNALVALTKFAAAAFTGSSAMFSEGVHSVVDTGNQVLLLHGMKRSQRPASEDFPFGHGKEIYFWSFIVAILIFALGAGISIYEGVEHILHPQVVENPVVNYIVLSLAIIFEGFAFGMAVKEFRNAKGRMGYFEAVQRGKDPSLFVVLFEDAAAMLGLLVALGGIIMGQVTGNPVYDGVASVIIGCILGLTALWLAVETKGLLIGESASKKVVKAIREMTCAIPGVEHVNEVLTMHMGPDFVLVNLSVDFKDSISAGEIETCIAALDEQIKSSFPECKRIFVEAESRRTKAAAVTPAVDV, encoded by the coding sequence ATGGCGTCAGGTTCTAAAAAAGTGATTTATGCGGCCTTGGTCGGCAACGCGCTGGTCGCACTCACCAAATTTGCGGCGGCGGCCTTCACCGGCAGCTCGGCCATGTTTTCCGAAGGCGTTCACTCCGTGGTGGACACGGGTAACCAGGTATTGTTGCTGCACGGGATGAAACGCTCCCAGCGTCCCGCTTCGGAAGATTTCCCGTTTGGGCACGGCAAGGAAATCTACTTCTGGTCCTTCATCGTCGCGATCCTGATCTTCGCTCTGGGCGCGGGCATATCCATTTACGAAGGCGTGGAGCACATTCTGCACCCGCAAGTGGTGGAAAACCCAGTGGTTAACTACATCGTGTTGTCCCTGGCGATTATTTTTGAGGGCTTCGCTTTCGGTATGGCGGTCAAAGAGTTCCGCAACGCCAAGGGGCGGATGGGATACTTCGAGGCTGTGCAACGGGGCAAAGACCCCTCCCTGTTCGTCGTACTGTTTGAAGACGCCGCCGCCATGCTGGGTCTTCTGGTGGCGCTGGGCGGCATTATCATGGGGCAGGTGACCGGGAATCCGGTATACGACGGCGTCGCCTCGGTCATCATCGGCTGTATTCTTGGCTTGACGGCGTTGTGGCTGGCGGTGGAGACCAAAGGGCTGTTGATCGGCGAAAGCGCCAGTAAGAAGGTAGTGAAAGCCATTCGGGAAATGACCTGCGCTATCCCCGGCGTGGAGCATGTCAACGAAGTGCTCACCATGCATATGGGGCCTGACTTCGTATTGGTGAATCTCTCCGTGGACTTCAAGGACAGTATTTCCGCCGGCGAGATTGAAACCTGCATCGCCGCTCTGGATGAGCAGATCAAATCCTCTTTCCCTGAGTGCAAACGCATTTTCGTGGAGGCGGAAAGCCGTCGCACAAAGGCGGCGGCGGTAACCCCCGCCGTCGACGTGTAA
- a CDS encoding sensor histidine kinase, whose amino-acid sequence MDIVLKAGYFRRLRFTRRLMVAIAGALLLFYGGFAFYTLSNLKKQVYEDFYARADYLMEIAVQANAQNMWDFDLSKSNQFAKSLAKDPVVSAVIFEVYDAVQNGGSFFTGNIGGIEEVRQRSPSLDVLEPEPDRYVFRKEREVVWESSVIGHAYLYFSDHPVQAKLEEQTASFVLALLGFLFLYLLALFYIFSHWFSRPFLGMHQLAVSLGGSLDKYRREMEQGDRNDNALPDLGKLLQQNDIDTHREDEMGDFIRAFAQVMQAFTAVASELSQRSQHVSKLNEELENRIQERTWELKRANASLQESLESLQMTQSQMVQQEKLASLGQLAAGVAHEINNPIGYVASNINRLKEYYSDFDKLFQVVEAHHDQLTVEIAAELDRVKKEIDYEFLKDDLPEMLQDCLEGSRRVQEIVENLKNYSRVDQGDVHLDFNINDVITSTLKLVWNELKYDCDVETDLQNTELTCGNQGQINQVISNILVNASHAIKETQRHGKVRIRTHSDLEWVYAEVSDTGCGIPQEIVCKIFDPFFTTKPVGKGTGLGLNISYDIIVNKHRGDIKVESRPGVGSTFIIKLPIAQRKAQPERPSSAA is encoded by the coding sequence ATGGATATAGTGTTGAAGGCGGGCTATTTTCGCAGATTAAGATTTACCCGGCGCTTGATGGTCGCTATCGCCGGGGCGTTGTTGCTGTTTTACGGAGGCTTCGCCTTTTACACCCTGTCCAACCTGAAAAAACAGGTGTATGAAGACTTCTACGCCCGCGCCGATTACCTTATGGAAATCGCCGTGCAGGCGAACGCCCAGAATATGTGGGATTTTGACCTGAGTAAAAGCAATCAGTTCGCTAAATCCCTGGCCAAAGACCCCGTCGTCAGCGCCGTCATCTTTGAGGTTTACGACGCTGTCCAGAACGGCGGCAGCTTCTTTACCGGCAATATCGGCGGCATTGAGGAAGTGCGCCAGCGCTCTCCCAGTCTGGACGTGCTGGAGCCTGAACCTGATCGCTATGTGTTTCGTAAAGAGCGCGAGGTGGTGTGGGAAAGTTCGGTCATCGGCCACGCCTATCTGTATTTCAGCGACCACCCCGTGCAAGCCAAACTGGAAGAGCAAACCGCCAGTTTCGTTCTGGCATTGCTGGGTTTTTTATTCCTGTACCTGCTGGCGCTTTTCTACATCTTCAGCCACTGGTTCAGCCGACCCTTTTTAGGTATGCATCAATTGGCGGTTAGCCTGGGCGGCAGTCTGGACAAATACCGCCGCGAAATGGAGCAGGGCGACCGTAATGACAACGCCCTGCCGGATCTGGGAAAACTGTTGCAGCAGAATGACATCGACACGCACCGGGAAGATGAGATGGGGGATTTCATCCGCGCCTTCGCCCAGGTAATGCAGGCGTTTACCGCAGTGGCGTCGGAGCTGTCGCAACGTTCGCAACATGTAAGCAAATTAAATGAAGAACTGGAGAACCGCATTCAGGAGCGCACCTGGGAGTTGAAACGCGCCAACGCCAGCCTGCAGGAGTCGCTGGAGTCGTTGCAGATGACCCAGTCGCAGATGGTGCAACAGGAAAAACTGGCCTCCCTGGGGCAACTGGCGGCGGGGGTCGCTCATGAGATCAACAACCCCATTGGTTATGTCGCCAGTAACATCAATCGATTGAAAGAATACTATTCAGATTTCGATAAGTTGTTCCAGGTGGTAGAGGCCCATCATGACCAACTGACCGTGGAGATTGCGGCGGAACTGGACAGAGTGAAAAAGGAAATTGACTACGAGTTTCTGAAAGATGATCTGCCTGAGATGCTGCAGGATTGCCTGGAGGGCAGCCGTCGGGTGCAGGAAATCGTCGAGAACCTGAAGAACTATTCCCGGGTGGATCAGGGCGATGTGCACCTGGACTTCAATATCAACGATGTCATCACCAGCACGCTTAAACTGGTCTGGAACGAACTGAAGTATGACTGCGATGTGGAAACCGATTTACAGAACACCGAGCTGACCTGCGGCAATCAAGGACAGATCAACCAAGTGATCTCCAATATTCTGGTCAACGCCAGTCACGCCATCAAAGAAACCCAACGTCACGGCAAGGTGCGCATCCGCACCCATAGCGATCTGGAATGGGTGTATGCGGAAGTGTCCGATACCGGCTGCGGCATTCCACAGGAGATCGTCTGCAAGATATTCGATCCGTTTTTCACAACCAAGCCGGTGGGGAAAGGCACCGGGCTGGGGTTGAATATCTCCTACGACATCATCGTCAATAAGCATCGCGGCGACATCAAAGTGGAGAGCCGCCCAGGCGTGGGATCGACGTTTATCATCAAGCTGCCGATCGCCCAACGCAAAGCGCAGCCTGAGCGTCCTTCTTCCGCCGCCTGA
- a CDS encoding response regulator: MATLAIIDDEENVLRAIQRILRKKPWKVLIFSDPYEAIDALKKEPVDLVISDYRMPEMNGVELLNSLKDVRPEALRILLSGQADIDGVTSAINDAEIYRFISKPWSDEDLLMTLENALEHNALVRENRRLLELVRKQEGALKKQLEELQRLEAATPGITQVSWNEDGSIDLIDEDFDEL; this comes from the coding sequence ATGGCTACATTGGCGATTATCGATGATGAAGAAAACGTGCTGCGCGCCATTCAGCGGATATTACGCAAGAAGCCCTGGAAAGTTTTGATCTTCAGCGACCCCTATGAGGCTATCGACGCACTGAAGAAAGAGCCGGTGGATCTGGTGATTTCCGACTACAGGATGCCGGAAATGAACGGTGTGGAACTGCTCAACTCGCTCAAAGATGTGCGCCCGGAGGCGTTGCGTATTCTGCTGAGCGGCCAGGCGGATATCGACGGCGTGACGTCCGCTATCAACGACGCGGAAATTTATCGTTTTATCTCCAAGCCCTGGTCTGACGAGGATCTGTTGATGACGTTGGAGAACGCCCTGGAGCATAACGCGCTGGTGCGTGAGAACCGACGTCTGCTGGAGTTGGTGCGCAAACAGGAGGGGGCGTTGAAGAAGCAGTTGGAGGAACTGCAGCGGCTGGAGGCCGCCACACCGGGAATAACCCAGGTGAGCTGGAATGAGGATGGCAGTATTGATCTGATAGATGAAGACTTCGACGAACTTTAA
- a CDS encoding HD domain-containing phosphohydrolase → MTQDLASPDSASPAASDADVDYVLFVDDEKPILSSIQRLLRKQDFKCLFAESGADGLKILESQRVDLVISDMRMPNMDGAQFLSQVKARWPLTVRMLLTGHSDISATVTALNEGGIYRYISKPWDDENLVEVIHEGLRIRRLEREKKRLLNVTQQQNRELQKFNKDLEKMVAARTEEVRQTADMLELAYQQLKDSYDDFVRVFSTFITSRGYLIKGHSQSVADLSKTIAEAMELSEADVKHIYYAGLLHEVGKLSLSDDVLSRAEAKLTRQDAVEYQRYPLLGEMALTAIAELEPTSRFIRHHTEYMDGSGFPDRLKGDAIPMGSRIIRAVRDFVGLQSGLMRTDAMSKDDAFKLIQDNAGKRYDPLVVKLLAPLVDSYTGDDVLPHEDKLGVGALVPGMRLSRDLKNTNGILLIAKGHVLTEKIIEKMLSLEKLENRKLSVFVMKK, encoded by the coding sequence ATGACCCAAGACCTGGCTTCGCCGGATTCCGCCTCGCCAGCGGCGTCTGACGCGGACGTTGATTATGTGCTGTTTGTCGACGACGAGAAGCCGATCCTCTCCTCCATTCAGCGCTTGCTGCGAAAACAGGACTTTAAATGCCTGTTCGCGGAGAGCGGAGCGGATGGGTTGAAAATTCTGGAGTCGCAGCGCGTTGATCTGGTGATCTCCGACATGCGCATGCCGAATATGGACGGCGCGCAGTTTCTGTCGCAGGTGAAAGCGCGCTGGCCGTTGACGGTGCGCATGCTGCTGACCGGCCACTCGGATATCTCCGCCACGGTGACCGCCCTTAATGAAGGCGGTATCTATCGTTACATCAGCAAGCCCTGGGACGATGAGAATCTGGTCGAAGTGATTCACGAAGGGCTGCGCATACGTCGACTTGAGCGGGAGAAGAAGCGCCTGCTTAACGTCACCCAGCAACAGAATCGGGAATTACAGAAGTTCAACAAAGACCTGGAGAAAATGGTCGCTGCGCGCACCGAGGAAGTGCGTCAGACGGCGGACATGCTGGAGCTGGCTTACCAGCAACTGAAGGACAGCTATGACGATTTCGTCAGGGTGTTCTCCACGTTTATTACCAGTCGCGGCTATTTGATCAAGGGCCATTCACAGAGCGTGGCGGACTTATCGAAAACCATCGCGGAGGCCATGGAGCTGTCGGAGGCGGACGTCAAACACATTTACTACGCCGGCTTGCTGCATGAGGTGGGCAAACTCAGTCTGTCCGACGATGTGCTGAGCCGGGCGGAAGCCAAGCTGACCCGGCAGGATGCGGTGGAGTATCAGCGTTACCCACTGCTGGGGGAAATGGCGCTGACGGCGATTGCGGAGTTGGAGCCGACTTCCCGTTTTATTCGTCATCACACGGAATATATGGACGGTAGCGGCTTTCCGGACAGGTTGAAGGGCGACGCTATTCCCATGGGGTCGCGCATCATCCGCGCCGTGCGCGACTTCGTGGGGCTGCAAAGCGGACTGATGCGCACCGACGCCATGAGCAAAGATGACGCCTTCAAACTGATACAGGACAACGCCGGCAAGCGTTACGACCCTCTGGTGGTGAAGCTGCTGGCGCCGCTGGTGGATAGCTACACCGGCGACGATGTGTTGCCTCACGAAGATAAGCTCGGCGTGGGAGCGCTGGTTCCCGGTATGCGGTTATCCCGGGACTTAAAAAACACCAATGGCATTCTGCTCATCGCCAAAGGCCATGTGCTGACGGAGAAAATCATCGAAAAAATGCTGTCGTTGGAGAAATTGGAAAACCGCAAACTCAGTGTGTTTGTAATGAAAAAATAG